Proteins encoded in a region of the Methylosinus trichosporium OB3b genome:
- a CDS encoding WD40 repeat domain-containing protein, which yields MASKGHCQLLDFHRDFLELAKGFEPSTTSLARLILGYQFARQNRHYDVENTGILEVGGLRLDSRLHHKNKTLKSLTVGVICATDGSDLMFLIFISNLEGRPCILASSGAELRLSNALNGEHIGTSMRHDGVVRGALFVADLAGIPRILAWSEDGVLCWWNARTTEPIGAAMRHDDGVNGAQFLPDVEGRPRLLSWSDDGILRWWDALTGEPVGAAMRHDSAVLGALYAPDFPGGARLLSWADDGVTRWWDALTGEPIGMPIRH from the coding sequence ATGGCTTCGAAGGGCCATTGTCAGCTACTTGATTTTCATCGCGATTTTTTGGAGCTGGCGAAGGGATTCGAACCCTCGACCACAAGCTTGGCAAGGTTGATCCTTGGCTACCAGTTTGCGCGTCAAAACCGCCATTATGACGTTGAAAATACTGGGATACTAGAGGTCGGCGGCCTGCGGCTGGACTCGCGGTTGCACCACAAAAACAAAACCCTTAAATCATTGACTGTAGGTGTTATTTGCGCGACCGACGGGAGCGATCTGATGTTTTTGATTTTCATTAGCAATCTCGAAGGACGCCCTTGCATTTTGGCCAGCAGCGGGGCTGAACTCAGGTTATCGAACGCGCTCAACGGCGAGCATATCGGGACGTCGATGCGACACGACGGCGTCGTTCGAGGGGCGCTGTTCGTTGCCGACCTCGCTGGTATTCCGCGAATACTCGCCTGGTCAGAAGATGGCGTGCTTTGCTGGTGGAACGCGCGGACCACCGAGCCCATCGGCGCGGCGATGCGGCATGACGACGGGGTCAATGGCGCGCAGTTCCTGCCCGACGTCGAGGGCCGCCCCCGCCTCCTCAGCTGGTCGGATGACGGGATCCTGCGCTGGTGGGACGCCTTGACCGGCGAGCCCGTCGGCGCGGCGATGAGGCACGACAGCGCGGTCTTGGGTGCGCTCTACGCGCCCGACTTTCCGGGCGGCGCGCGCCTCCTGAGCTGGGCGGATGACGGCGTGACACGCTGGTGGGATGCGCTGACCGGCGAGCCGATCGGCATGCCGATACGCCATTGA